Proteins found in one Choloepus didactylus isolate mChoDid1 chromosome 25, mChoDid1.pri, whole genome shotgun sequence genomic segment:
- the WDR83OS gene encoding protein Asterix gives MSTNNMSDPRRPNKVLRYKPPPSECNPALDDPTPDYMNLLGMIFSMCGLMLKLKWCAWVAVYCSFISFANSRSSEDTKQMMSSFMLSISAVVMSYLQNPQPMTPPW, from the exons ATGTCCACGAACAATATGTCGGACCCACGGAGGCCGAACAAGGTGCTGAG GTACAAGCCCCCGCCGAGCGAGTGTAACCCGGCCTTGGACGACCCGACGCCGGACTACATGAACCTCCTCGGCATGATCTTCAGCATGTGCGGCCTCATGCTTAAG ctgaaGTGGTGTGCTTGGGTCGCCGTCTACTGCTCCTTCATCAGCTTTGCCAACTCCCGGAGCTCAGAGGACACCAAGCAGATGATGAGTAGCTTCAT GCTGTCCATCTCTGCAGTGGTGATGTCCTATCTGCAGAACCCGCAGCCCATGACGCCCCCTTGGTGA
- the WDR83 gene encoding WD repeat domain-containing protein 83, which produces MAFPEPKPRAPELPQKRLRTLDCGQGAVRAVRFNVDGNYCLTCGSDKTLKLWNPLRGTLLRTYSGHGYEVLDAAGSFDNSNLCSGGGDKAVVLWDVASGQVVRKFRGHAGKVNTVQFNEEATMILSGSIDSSIRCWDCRSRKHEPVQTLDEARDGISSVKVSDHEVLAGSVDGRVRRYDLRMGQLFSDYVGSAITCICFSRDGQCTLVSSLDSTLRLLDKDTGELLGEYTGHKNQEYKLDCCLSERDTHVVSCSEDGQVFFWDLVEGALALALPVGSGVVQSLAFHPTEPCLLTAMGGSVQCWREEAYEAEGGAG; this is translated from the exons ATGGCCTTTCCTGAGCCGAAGCCGCGGGCCCCCGAGCTGCCGCAGAAGCGGCTGAGGACGCTGGACTGCGGGCAGGGGGCGGTGCGAGCCGTGCGGTTTAATG TGGATGGCAATTACTGCCTGACGTGCGGCAGCGATAAGACCCTGAAGCTGTGGAACCCGCTGCGAGGGACGCTGCTGCGGACGTACAGCGGCCACGGCTACGAAGTGCTGGACGCGGCCGG CTCCTTTGACAACAGCAATCTCTGCTCCGGCGGCGGGGACAAGGCCGTGGTGCTGTGGGACGTGGCGTCAGGACAGGTCGTGCGCAAATTCCGGGGCCACGCGGGG AAGGTGAACACGGTGCAGTTTAACGAAGAGGCCACGATGATTCTGTCCG GCTCTATCGATTCCAGCATCCGCTGCTGGGACTGCCGCTCTCGGAAGCACGAGCCAGTGCAGACGCTGGACGAGGCCAGGGACGGCATATCCAGTGTGAAGGTGTCAGACCATGAGGTCCTGGCAGG CTCTGTAGATGGCCGGGTGAGGCGTTATGACCTGAGGATGGGACAGCTCTTCTCAGACTACGTGGGCA gTGCCATCACCTGCATCTGCTTCAGCCGGGACGGACAGTGCACCCTGGTGTCCAGCCTGGACTCCACGTTGCGGCTTCTAGACAAAGACACGGGGGAGTTGCTGGGCGA GTACACTGGCCATAAGAACCAGGAGTACAAGCTGGACTGCTGCCTGAGCGAGCGGGACACACACGTGGTCAGCTGCTCTGAGGACGGGCAGGTCTTCTTCTGGGACCTGGTGGAG GGTGCCCTGGCGCTGGCCCTGCCCGTGGGTTCCGGGGTGGTGCAGTCGCTGGCCTTCCACCCCACCGAGCCCTGCCTGCTGACCGCCATGGGGGGCAGCGTCCAGTGCTGGCGGGAAGAGGCCTACGAGGCTGAGGGCGGAGCAGGCTGA